A single Natranaerobius thermophilus JW/NM-WN-LF DNA region contains:
- a CDS encoding YjiH family protein — protein sequence MTNENETVQKLDTNSVLKFILLSMLGIFLFFIPVQESNVPLVVIINTLRSLLGDALIGIVVIMVVTLNISVLLGRVFKVKWFAEYHKNDKPDQILFFFLSLISTICILFEIGPAFIFQDPRIGGELLPLSADIMSTITLAGWLIFIILKSGLVEFVGILIEPLMRPIFKLPGQSAIDCLSSFVVSPAVAIYLTDDYYQEKVYTKREAIGAASCFSTCSVGFIGVLAAMGGIEYQFGVLVICSLLLVFVLTPILLRIPPISSYKNEYVDNRVQTKEDCVVDKQGNAFRRALIAASNRSEEFNMKDFALRLVNSLKFAQRIVTYMMTIVVVTLTLVYYTPIFTWVGRPFGILFELLQLPNAAEISAAPILGFLSITLPVISISGQEIAEQSVFFVVLLSIAQIIFISEAGSAMLQSSLNIKFKDIVKMVAVRTMIAIPIVAFISHLLF from the coding sequence ATGACTAATGAAAATGAAACAGTACAAAAATTAGACACAAACTCAGTACTAAAATTTATTTTGTTAAGTATGTTAGGTATCTTTTTATTTTTTATTCCTGTTCAAGAGTCAAATGTTCCCTTAGTAGTAATAATCAACACGCTTAGATCTTTATTGGGAGATGCATTAATTGGAATTGTAGTCATTATGGTTGTTACTTTAAATATTTCTGTGTTATTAGGAAGAGTATTCAAAGTTAAATGGTTTGCCGAATATCATAAAAATGACAAACCAGATCAAATATTGTTTTTTTTCCTTTCACTTATATCAACAATTTGTATTTTATTTGAAATAGGGCCAGCATTTATTTTTCAGGATCCAAGAATAGGCGGGGAGTTATTACCCTTATCAGCAGATATAATGTCAACAATAACCTTAGCTGGATGGTTAATATTTATTATTTTAAAATCAGGTCTTGTAGAATTTGTTGGAATACTTATTGAACCTTTAATGAGACCTATATTTAAACTTCCTGGTCAATCGGCTATAGACTGTTTATCTTCATTTGTAGTATCACCAGCAGTAGCAATATATTTAACAGACGATTATTATCAAGAAAAAGTGTACACTAAAAGAGAAGCAATCGGTGCGGCAAGTTGTTTTAGTACATGTAGTGTTGGATTTATTGGTGTATTGGCTGCAATGGGGGGGATTGAGTACCAATTTGGCGTTTTAGTAATATGCAGTTTATTACTAGTGTTTGTGCTAACACCTATCCTTTTAAGAATTCCTCCTATTTCATCATATAAAAATGAGTATGTGGACAATAGGGTTCAAACAAAAGAAGATTGTGTAGTAGATAAACAAGGAAATGCTTTTAGAAGAGCTCTAATTGCAGCTAGTAACAGATCTGAAGAATTTAATATGAAGGACTTTGCATTAAGATTAGTTAATTCACTCAAATTTGCTCAAAGAATAGTGACATATATGATGACAATAGTTGTAGTTACACTTACACTAGTGTACTACACACCGATTTTTACTTGGGTGGGAAGACCATTTGGAATATTGTTTGAGTTATTACAATTACCTAATGCGGCTGAAATTTCAGCTGCTCCAATCCTTGGTTTTCTATCAATTACTTTACCAGTAATCTCTATTTCAGGGCAAGAGATAGCTGAGCAAAGTGTATTCTTTGTAGTATTGCTCTCTATTGCACAGATTATTTTTATAAGTGAAGCTGGATCCGCTATGTTACAATCAAGTTTGAATATTAAGTTCAAAGATATAGTCAAAATGGTTGCTGTAAGAACTATGATTGCTATACCTATTGTTGCATTCATTTCACATTTGTTGTTTTAA
- a CDS encoding xanthine dehydrogenase family protein molybdopterin-binding subunit produces the protein MQIIGSSYPTHDAKGKATGQTAYAGDMQLAGMLHAAVLFSPIPHGYVKSIDDSKALALPGVVKVLHCFNTTQKEFSRYRTFVGQPVPDQERVFNNHVRFVGDRVAAVIAETEEIARKAVELIEVTYEELPYSLSPEQTLNGSIDNIHKDGAVYGDLHKEVGDESKVDPSAIEITTSNKLDRLNHLTMETHSCVANYDHGLDELTIWSPNQSVHGLRTVVGDLFEIPYHKIRVIKTTMGGSFGAKQEWVLEPVAACCALSVGKPVKLVYNRAESMVSVYGRGAVESKITSKITKDGKLQSFTTDITLDAGAYLGNSYVYINTMLGKFFRCYKYPYVDFTARTTCTNTPVSGGFRGWSGPEATLMIEHNLNVAAKRLNIDPVELRLKNVALPGDKDIYIDRDLGEIRLKESLELGREKFNWELRKKEVSEFNSKNNRYKRGIGVACGGHVNGFTPKRGEFATVDMRMTEDGSIQANVTLHDHGCGTVTTFQMIVAEELGIPLDMVSVKEGDTFVSPYDYGCYSSRTVYVLGRAAQECAKEIKRVLGKNIAELHNIPLEDIEVVNGYVRSKKDEEINYTYAEASVKSLFELGKEVVATYQHKDDTNPSVTAAHFALVEVDTYTGMTKTLDYLAVHDIGKALNREMCIAQIEGSVTMGMGAAISEHLTVSEQGQSTNSMKDYHVVNCYDAPNVRVELIEDGGTDGPYGAKSIGEIAHIPVTATIVGAINDALSTEICEIPINPDKIAKLMSGRA, from the coding sequence ATGCAAATAATAGGTTCTTCTTACCCAACTCATGATGCAAAGGGTAAAGCTACTGGACAGACTGCCTATGCTGGTGATATGCAACTAGCAGGAATGTTACATGCTGCTGTGTTGTTTAGTCCAATTCCTCATGGATACGTTAAGTCAATTGATGACTCAAAAGCATTGGCATTACCAGGGGTTGTTAAAGTATTACATTGTTTTAATACAACCCAAAAGGAGTTCTCTAGATATCGAACTTTTGTTGGACAACCTGTTCCAGATCAAGAAAGAGTTTTTAATAATCATGTTCGTTTTGTAGGGGACAGAGTAGCTGCAGTTATTGCTGAAACAGAAGAAATTGCTCGTAAAGCTGTGGAACTTATTGAAGTAACTTATGAAGAATTACCATATTCATTATCACCAGAGCAAACGTTAAATGGTTCAATAGATAATATCCATAAAGACGGTGCTGTCTATGGTGATCTTCATAAAGAAGTTGGGGACGAAAGTAAAGTGGATCCTTCAGCAATTGAAATTACTACTAGCAATAAGTTAGATAGGCTCAACCATCTCACTATGGAAACTCACAGTTGTGTAGCAAATTATGATCATGGGTTAGATGAGTTGACTATATGGAGTCCAAACCAAAGTGTCCATGGCTTAAGAACTGTAGTTGGTGATTTGTTTGAAATACCTTATCATAAGATAAGAGTAATTAAAACTACCATGGGTGGTTCCTTTGGTGCAAAACAAGAATGGGTATTAGAACCTGTGGCTGCGTGTTGTGCACTCAGTGTTGGAAAACCAGTTAAATTGGTATATAACCGGGCTGAGAGTATGGTATCAGTATACGGTAGAGGAGCCGTTGAATCTAAGATTACATCAAAAATAACAAAAGACGGTAAGCTACAGAGCTTTACAACGGATATAACTTTAGATGCTGGAGCTTACTTAGGAAATTCATATGTTTATATTAATACAATGCTCGGTAAATTCTTCCGTTGCTATAAATATCCTTATGTAGATTTTACTGCTAGAACTACATGTACTAATACACCTGTATCTGGAGGGTTTAGAGGATGGTCAGGACCAGAGGCTACATTAATGATTGAACATAACTTAAATGTAGCTGCTAAAAGACTTAATATTGATCCTGTTGAATTGAGATTAAAAAATGTTGCTTTACCAGGAGACAAGGATATTTACATAGATCGTGATCTTGGAGAAATTCGCCTTAAAGAATCCTTAGAATTAGGTAGAGAAAAGTTTAACTGGGAATTAAGAAAGAAAGAAGTATCTGAATTTAATAGCAAAAACAATCGTTATAAACGTGGTATAGGTGTAGCTTGCGGTGGACATGTGAACGGATTTACACCAAAAAGAGGAGAATTTGCAACAGTGGATATGAGAATGACGGAAGATGGAAGTATTCAAGCAAACGTAACTTTACATGACCATGGATGTGGTACCGTAACAACTTTCCAAATGATTGTTGCTGAAGAATTAGGCATTCCTCTTGATATGGTTTCAGTGAAAGAAGGAGATACTTTCGTATCACCATATGATTATGGATGTTATTCAAGTAGAACAGTTTATGTATTAGGACGAGCAGCACAAGAGTGTGCTAAAGAAATAAAAAGAGTTTTAGGGAAAAATATAGCTGAGTTACACAATATTCCACTAGAAGATATAGAGGTTGTCAATGGGTATGTTCGCTCCAAAAAAGATGAGGAAATTAACTATACTTATGCTGAGGCATCTGTTAAGAGTTTATTTGAGCTAGGAAAAGAAGTTGTTGCAACTTATCAACATAAAGATGATACCAATCCTAGTGTGACGGCTGCTCACTTCGCACTTGTGGAAGTAGACACATATACAGGCATGACAAAAACTTTAGATTATTTAGCAGTACATGACATAGGAAAAGCTCTTAATCGTGAAATGTGTATAGCCCAAATTGAAGGTTCGGTTACTATGGGAATGGGTGCTGCCATATCTGAACACTTAACTGTTTCTGAACAGGGGCAAAGTACTAATAGTATGAAAGATTATCATGTAGTTAATTGTTATGATGCACCAAATGTAAGAGTAGAACTTATTGAAGATGGTGGAACAGACGGTCCATATGGAGCAAAATCAATAGGTGAAATAGCACATATACCAGTAACAGCAACAATCGTTGGTGCAATAAATGATGCATTATCAACTGAAATTTGTGAAATTCCAATTAATCCAGATAAAATTGCTAAACTTATGAGTGGGAGGGCTTAA
- a CDS encoding (2Fe-2S)-binding protein — protein sequence MKLNFKVNGKDRTLEVDGNRRLIDILREDLGLTGTKEGCSEGECGACTVIVDGKALHSCLLVATQLEGKEVITIEGLSENGELDIIQKNFVEETAIQCGYCTPGMIMSTKALLLRNSNPTEEEIRIALSGNICRCSGYSQIIRAVQRSAQEMEG from the coding sequence ATGAAGCTAAATTTTAAAGTAAATGGCAAAGATAGAACCTTAGAGGTGGATGGAAATAGACGTCTGATAGATATATTAAGAGAAGACTTAGGATTAACAGGTACGAAAGAAGGTTGTTCTGAAGGTGAATGTGGAGCTTGTACAGTGATTGTTGATGGAAAGGCCCTACATTCTTGTTTATTAGTAGCAACACAATTAGAGGGTAAAGAGGTTATCACTATTGAAGGCCTATCTGAAAATGGGGAATTAGACATTATCCAAAAAAACTTTGTTGAAGAAACTGCTATTCAGTGTGGTTACTGTACACCAGGCATGATAATGTCAACTAAAGCGTTATTATTAAGAAACAGTAACCCAACAGAAGAAGAGATTCGTATTGCTTTATCAGGAAATATTTGTCGATGTTCTGGATACAGTCAGATTATTCGTGCTGTACAAAGAAGTGCACAAGAAATGGAGGGTTAA
- a CDS encoding FAD binding domain-containing protein: MMSFTPKTLSELHASLAQLTPQSKIISGGTDLIINMNSGEITPDALLYMGNVPELKKIEQVGDTVEIGAAVTMTELENSPILQGKLQAIVDGAKDVGSQQIRNNGTIGGNIGTASPAGDFIPILFMLDAVIVIANSEGTFKELPIKEVILGPGKTCIDYNEAIVKIKIKIPESPNYKSAFVKLGSRSKVTISRIGVTMGLEIEDHKITKAKVVIGAITPTPVNFEKAEKAMIGRVIDKDLKDEIGQMLSDLIKEISKSRSREYKAWAAKGVIEDVLDKFVA; this comes from the coding sequence ATGATGAGTTTTACACCAAAAACATTATCTGAATTACATGCTTCATTGGCACAATTAACACCACAAAGCAAAATAATTAGTGGAGGAACTGACCTTATTATTAATATGAATTCAGGAGAAATAACACCAGATGCTCTGCTTTATATGGGAAATGTTCCAGAACTAAAAAAGATTGAGCAAGTAGGAGATACTGTAGAAATTGGTGCAGCTGTAACAATGACTGAATTAGAGAATAGTCCAATATTACAAGGGAAGCTACAAGCAATCGTTGATGGTGCAAAAGATGTAGGGTCTCAACAAATTCGCAACAACGGAACAATTGGAGGTAATATAGGGACTGCATCACCTGCTGGGGATTTTATACCTATACTATTCATGCTAGATGCAGTAATTGTCATTGCTAATTCAGAAGGCACTTTCAAAGAATTACCAATTAAAGAAGTAATATTAGGTCCAGGAAAAACTTGTATTGACTATAATGAGGCAATTGTCAAAATCAAAATAAAAATTCCAGAGTCACCTAATTACAAAAGTGCATTTGTCAAACTAGGTTCTAGAAGTAAAGTGACTATTTCAAGAATTGGTGTAACTATGGGGCTTGAAATAGAAGATCACAAAATAACAAAAGCCAAAGTTGTAATAGGAGCAATAACACCAACACCTGTAAATTTTGAAAAAGCTGAAAAGGCTATGATAGGAAGAGTAATAGATAAAGACTTAAAAGATGAAATAGGACAAATGTTATCAGACTTAATCAAAGAGATATCAAAATCAAGGAGTCGTGAATACAAGGCTTGGGCTGCAAAAGGAGTTATCGAAGATGTATTAGATAAATTTGTTGCCTAA